One genomic segment of Hordeum vulgare subsp. vulgare chromosome 2H, MorexV3_pseudomolecules_assembly, whole genome shotgun sequence includes these proteins:
- the LOC123428242 gene encoding pentatricopeptide repeat-containing protein At1g03560, mitochondrial, which yields MDLFSSGKLKPRCMRPTNVCFHLNSFRRTPCAHASPMRRFCSIPRGRLPSTPHGAGHPPPEWIEPYTDLADPSPYTAAAAAPPTPSPWLPRVVSLVLRAPPATLAADLRAFCRTFLLRLSPAFVAAALRSPQLLSHPLPSLHFFRALPNGTDDLAAHPQHLLGCYVSLLHSFAHAREATPDAAGHARKLVAELRARGDGLLGHLTPPSSASLVRSLAALGLADELLWAWNGMRLAGVDPSRVTYNCLLDGLVNAGLLDTAINVFDAMSTEDPVRPDVVSYNILIKGYCRAGRVQDAMARLDHMREQAELSPDKITYLTLMQCHYSEGTFSQCVALFQEMEERGMGKEIPQHAYVLVIGALCKDGKPFEGMAVFERMLKRGCPAKAAMYTALIDSMGKFGRETEAMSLFERMKSSGLELDTVTYGVVVNCLCRFGKLDEAISCFRSCVAKGIAVNPIFYTSLIDGFGKAGMVDQAQELFEEMKVKGFVPDSYCYNVLIDGLAKAGRTDDACALYKRMEADGCDQTVYTYTILIDGLFKEHKNEEALKLWDAMIDKGITPTAAAFRALANGLCLSGKFSRACRILDELAPMGVIPETAHEDMINALCRAGRFKQACKLADGIVQKGREIPGRVRTMMINALRKAGNTDLAVKLVHSKIGIGYERSGSIKRRVKFQTLFA from the coding sequence ATGGATTTATTTTCGTCTGGTAAACTAAAGCCAAGGTGTATGCGCCCAACAAACGTTTGCTTCCACCTCAACTCATTCCGTCGAACACCTTGTGCGCACGCCTCCCCGATGCGGCGGTTCTGCAGCATCCCGCGCGGGCGCCTGCCGTCGACCCCCCACGGCGCGGGCCACCCGCCGCCGGAGTGGATCGAGCCGTACACCGACCTCGCCGATCCGAGCCCGTACACGGCCGCCGCGGCGGCCCCGCCCACCCCGTCGCCATGGCTGCCGCGGGTCGTCTCCCTCGTCCTCCGCGCGCCCCCGGCCACGCTCGCTGCCGACCTCCGCGCCTTCTGCCGCACCTTCCTACTCCGCCTCTCCCCGGCCTTCGTCGCCGCCGCTCTCCGCTCCCCGCAGCTGCTCTCCCACCCGCTCCCGTCGCTCCACTTCTTCCGCGCCCTGCCCAACGGCACCGACGACCTCGCCGCCCACCCGCAGCACCTCCTCGGCTGTTACGTCTCGCTGCTGCACTCCTTCGCGCACGCCAGGGAGGCCACCCCCGACGCCGCCGGCCATGCGCGGAAGCTCGTCGCCGAGCTGCGCGCCCGCGGGGACGGCCTGCTGGGGCACCTCACGCCGCCGTCGTCCGCGTCGCTCGTCCGCAGCCTGGCGGCCCTCGGCCTCGCCGACGAGCTGCTGTGGGCGTGGAACGGCATGCGCCTCGCCGGTGTGGACCCGTCCAGGGTCACCTACAACTGCCTCCTCGACGGCCTCGTCAACGCGGGCCTCCTCGACACCGCCATCAACGTGTTCGACGCAATGTCCACGGAAGACCCAGTTCGCCCTGACGTGGTCTCCTACAACATTCTCATCAAGGGGTACTGCCGTGCCGGGAGGGTGCAGGATGCGATGGCAAGACTCGATCACATGAGGGAACAGGCGGAGCTCTCGCCCGACAAGATAACATACCTTACACTGATGCAGTGCCATTACAGCGAGGGCACGTTTTCACAGTGTGTGGCATTGTTCCAAGAGATGGAAGAGAGAGGAATGGGGAAGGAGATTCCGCAGCATGCATATGTGCTGGTGATTGGCGCGCTCTGCAAGGATGGGAAGCCATTTGAGGGAATGGCCGTGTTCGAGAGAATGCTCAAGCGTGGTTGCCCAGCCAAAGCAGCCATGTACACTGCGCTCATCGATTCGATGGGCAAATTTGGTAGGGAGACCGAGGCAATGTCACTCTTTGAGAGGATGAAGAGTAGTGGGCTTGAGCTCGATACCGTCACATATGGAGTGGTTGTTAACTGCTTGTGCCGGTTTGGGAAGCTGGATGAGGCCATTTCATGTTTCAGGAGTTGTGTGGCGAAAGGTATTGCAGTGAACCCTATCTTCTATACAAGCCTGATTGATGGCTTTGGGAAAGCTGGAATGGTCGACCAAGCACAGGAGCTCTTCGAGGAGATGAAAGTTAAAGGTTTTGTGCCTGACTCATACTGCTACAACGTGCTGATAGATGGGTTGGCTAAAGCTGGAAGGACGGATGATGCCTGCGCCTTGTACAAGAGAATGGAAGCTGATGGCTGCGATCAGACTGTTTACACGTATACCATACTAATTGATGGGTTGTTCAAGGAGCACAAGAATGAGGAGGCATTGAAGCTTTGGGATGCGATGATCGATAAGGGAATCACCCCCACAGCTGCAGCCTTCAGAGCCCTTGCCAACGGCCTATGTCTTTCTGGCAAATTCAGCCGGGCATGCAGGATATTGGATGAACTGGCTCCAATGGGTGTGATTCCTGAGACGGCACACGAGGACATGATCAATGCTCTGTGCAGGGCCGGCAGATTCAAGCAGGCCTGCAAATTGGCAGATGGCATCGTACAGAAGGGCCGTGAGATACCTGGCAGGGTTCGAACGATGATGATCAACGCACTCAGGAAAGCTGGGAATACTGATCTAGCTGTCAAGCTGGTGCATAGTAAGATAGGCATTGGGTATGAAAGATCTGGCAGCATCAAGAGAAGAGTGAAGTTTCAGACACTATTTGCCTGA
- the LOC123428243 gene encoding uncharacterized protein LOC123428243, whose translation MTTACKPHAVQAQPAAPSPPRSSLRPAFLRNPVTVCSGPASRMAVRRRCQEEKQQQQQSGDGGDGGEKKKQQQQEKRTFLSLEEAGLVEMSGLSTHERFLCRLTISSLNLLRVISEQEGVAIEELNAGRVCDWFLKDKLKQEQNLGTAVLQWDDPPPI comes from the exons ATGACGACGGCGTGCAAGCCCCACGCCGTGCAGGCGCAGCCGGCGGCGCCCTCGCCGCCCAGGTCTTCGCTCCGGCCAGCTTTCCTCCGCAACCCAG TAACTGTGTGCTCGGGACCGGCGTCGCGAATGGCGGTCAGGAGGAGGTGCCAGGaagagaagcagcagcagcagcagagcggtgacggcggcgacggcggcgagaagaagaagcagcagcagcaggagaagCGGACGTTCCTTAGCCTGGAGGAGGCCGGGCTGGTGGAGATGTCCGGGCTCAGCACCCACGAGCGCTTCCTCTGCCGCCTCACC ATATCGTCGCTGAACCTGCTGCGGGTGATATCGGAGCAGGAGGGGGTGGCGATCGAGGAGCTCAACGCCGGGCGGGTGTGCGACTGGTTCCTCAAGGACAAGCTCAAGCAGGAGCAGAACCTCGGCACCGCCGTCCTGCAGTGGGACGACCCACCGCCCATCTAA